A window of the Microtus pennsylvanicus isolate mMicPen1 chromosome 4, mMicPen1.hap1, whole genome shotgun sequence genome harbors these coding sequences:
- the Zeb1 gene encoding zinc finger E-box-binding homeobox 1 isoform X5 — MADGPRCKRRKQANPRRNNVTNYNTVVEANSDSDDEDKLHIVEEESITDAADCEGGMPEDELPADQTVLPGGSDREGAAKNCWHEDGTPDAFSQLLTCPYCDRGYKRFTSLKEHIKYRHEKNEDNFSCSLCSYTFAYRTQLERHMTSHKSGREQRHVTQSGGNRKFKCTECGKAFKYKHHLKEHLRIHSGEKPYECPNCKKRFSHSGSYSSHISSKKCISLMPVNGRPRSGLKTSQCSSPSLSASPGSPTRPQIRQKIENKPLQEPLSVNQIKTEPVDYEFKPIVVASGINCSTPLQNGVFSGGGQLQATSSPQGVVQAVVLPTVGLVSPISINLSDIQNVLKVAVDGNVIRQVLENNQASLASKEQEAVHASSIQQGGHSVISAISLPVVDQDGTTKIIINYSLEQPSQLQVVPQNLKKENPVPTNSCKSEKFPEDLTVKAEKDKGCDGAVDASTCLLCDDCPGDLHALPELKHYDPEHPAQPPAPAPEAEKPESSASSARDGDLSPSQPPLKNLLSLLKAYYALNAQPSAEELSKIADSVNLPLDVVKKWFEKMQAGQIPGQSPEPPSPETGTVNIPAKGDEQPQPADGSEPQEDSTSGQSPLKMTSSQALPGGSAINGSRSCTSSPSPLNLSSARNLQGYSCVADGAQEEPQVEPLDLSLPKQQGELLERSTISSVYQNSVYSVQEEPLNLSCAKKEPQKDNCVTDSEPVVNVIPPSANPINIAIPTVTAQLPTIVAIADQNSVPCLRALAANKQTILIPQVAYTYSTTVSPAMQEPPMKVIQPNGNQDERQDTSSEGVSTVEDQNDSDSTPPKKKTRKTENGMYACDLCDKIFQKSSSLLRHKYEHTGKRPHECGICKKAFKHKHHLIEHMRLHSGEKPYQCDKCGKRFSHSGSYSQHMNHRYSYCKREAEERDSTEQEQEEAGPEVLMNEHVGVRASPSQADSDERESLTREEDEDSEKEEDEEEDKEMEELQEEKECENPQGEEEEEEEEEEEEEEEEEVNEVAHEVATETDVAVEDRAAPQAGSLEQKAGEGSEQLSEEKTNEA; from the exons GAACACCAGACGCATTTTCCCAGTTGCTCACCTGCCCATATTGTGATAGAGGCTACAAGCGCTTTACCTCTTTGAAAGAACACATTAAGTATCGCcatgagaagaatgaagacaacTTCAGCTGCTCCCTGTGCAGTTACACCTTTGCATACAGGACCCAGCTGGAACGCCACATGACGTCACATAAGTCAGGAAGAGAGCAA AGACACGTGACGCAGTCTGGGGGTAATCGTAAGTTCAAGTGCACTGAATGTGGAAAAGCTTTCAAATACAAACACCACCTAAAGGAGCACTTACGCATCCACAGTG GAGAGAAGCCATATGAATGCCCAAACTGCAAGAAACGGTTTTCTCACTCGGGTTCCTACAGCTCACACATAAGCAGTAAGAAGTGTATTAGCTTGATGCCTGTGAATGGGAGGCCCAGATCAGGACTCAAGACGTCACAGTGTTCCTCACCATCTCTTTCGGCATCACCAGGCAGTCCCACGCGCCCACAGATACGGCAGAAGATAGAGAATAAGCCCCTTCAAGAACCGCTTTCTGTAAACCAAATCAAAACTGAACCTGTGGATTATGAGTTCAAACCCATAGTGGTTGCTTCAGGAATTAACTGTTCAACCCCTTTACAAAATGGGGTTTTTAGCGGTGGTGGCCAATTGCAGGCAACCAGTTCTCCTCAGGGTGTGGTGCAAGCTGTTGTTCTGCCAACAGTTGGTTTGGTATCTCCCATAAGTATCAATTTAAGTGACATTCAGAATGTACTTAAAGTGGCAGTAGATGGTAATGTAATTCGGCAAGTTTTGGAGAATAATCAAGCCAGTCTTGCATCCAAAGAGCAAGAAGCAGTCCATGCTTCGTCCATCCAACAGGGCGGCCACTCTGTTATCTCTGCCATCAGTCTTCCTGTGGTTGATCAAGACGGGACAACCAAAATTATCATCAACTATAGTCTTGAGCAGCCTAGCCAACTTCAGGTTGTTCCTcagaatttaaagaaagaaaacccagtcCCTACAAACAGCTGCAAAAGTGAGAAGTTCCCAGAAGACCTCACTGTGAAGGCAGAGAAGGACAAAGGCTGTGATGGGGCTGTAGATGCTAGCACTTGCCTTCTGTGTGACGATTGCCCAGGAGACCTCCATGCACTTCCAGAACTAAAGCACTATGACCCAGAACACCCTGCCCAGCCTCCAGCCCCCGCCCCAGAGGCCGAGAAGCCAGAGTCCTCTGCTTCGTCAGCCAGAGATGGCGATTTGTCTCCCAGTCAGCCACCTTTAAAGAACCTCCTGTCACTATTAAAAGCCTACTATGCTCTGAACGCGCAGCCAAGCGCAGAAGAGCTCTCAAAGATTGCCGATTCTGTGAACCTACCACTGGATGTGGTTAAAAAGTGGTTTGAAAAGATGCAAGCTGGACAGATTCCAGGGCAGTCTCCTGAACCTCCTTCCCCAGAAACGGGCACGGTAAACATCCCTGCAAAGGGTGATGAGCAGCCTCAACCTGCAGATGGAAGTGAGCCCCAGGAAGACAGCACAAGTGGACAGAGCCCACTCAAGATGACTAgctcccaggctttaccaggagGATCAGCCATTAATGGTTCCAGAAGTTGCACATCATCCCCATCCCCTCTGAACCTCTCCTCGGCCAGGAACCTGCAGGGTTACTCTTGCGTGGCAGACGGTGCCCAGGAGGAGCCTCAAGTAGAACCTCTTGATCTCTCACTACCAAAGCAACAGGGAGAGTTACTGGAAAGGTCGACTATCAGTAGTGTTTACCAGAACAGTGTTTATTCTGTCCAGGAAGAACCCTTGAACTTGTCTTGTGCAAAAAAGGAGCCACAAAAGGACAACTGTGTTACAGACTCAGAACCAGTTGTAAATGTAATCCCACCAAGTGCCAACCCCATAAATATTGCTATTCCTACAGTCACTGCCCAGTTACCCACAATCGTGGCCATTGCTGACCAGAACAGTGTTCCCTGCTTGCGTGCACTCGCTGCCAACAAGCAGACTATTCTGATTCCCCAGGTGGCTTATACGTACTCAACTACAGTCAGCCCTGCAATGCAGGAGCCACCCATGAAGGTAATCCAGCCAAATGGAAACCAG GATGAAAGGCAAGACACTAGCTCAGAAGGAGTCTCCACCGTGGAGGACCAGAACGACTCTGACTCTACGCCACCCAAAAAGAAGACTCGGAAGACAGAGAACGGGATGTATGCATGTGACCTGTGTGACAAGATATTTCAGAAGAGCAGCTCACTGTTGAGACACAAATATGAGCACACAG GTAAAAGACCTCATGAGTGTGGAATCTGTAAAAAGGCATTTAAACACAAACATCATCTGATTGAACACATGCGATTACACTCTGGAGAAAAGCCCTATCAATGTGACAAGTGTGGAAAGCGCTTCTCACACTCGGGATCTTACTCTCAGCACATGAATCACCGCTACTCCTACTGCAAGAGAGAGGCCGAGGAAAGAGACAGCacggagcaggagcaggaagaggcTGGGCCAGAAGTCCTGATGAATGAGCATGTGGGTGTGCGGGCATCTCCCTCACAGGCTGACTCGGATGAGAGAGAAAGTTTGACAAGGGAGGAGGATGAAGACAGTGAGAAGGAGGAAGACGAGGAGGAGGATAAAGAGATGGAAGAActgcaggaagaaaaggaatgtgaAAACCcacagggggaggaggaggaggaggaggaagaggaagaagaggaggaggaagaggaagaggtgaaTGAAGTCGCGCATGAGGTAGCAACCGAGACTGATGTTGCAGTGGAGGACAGAGCTGCTCCGCAGGCAGGCAGCTTAGAGCAGAAGGCAGGTGAGGGCAGCGAGCAACTGTCAGAAGAGAAGACAAATGAGGCCTAG